The proteins below are encoded in one region of Pseudoduganella armeniaca:
- a CDS encoding type VI secretion system Vgr family protein, with protein sequence MPPAAFSHIGTLPANRNVGGIVSKEVKGGRCNQLRLDDTPGQISAQLACEHQHSQLNLGWLAHPRSGGKGEPRGEGAELRSDGAVAIRGAAGVLISAAGSPAAGGAQLDRAETTGLLDALTVVQQELARLSSTHHASDTDGKRLRQLSEHLKQWAAGSNTGEGGDGGAPVVAVSAPAGVAVTANDNVAIGAQTDVDIVSIGSTQLSAGKKLLARVAENISLFAHRLGIQLIAASGKLELQTHADDVEVTSSKRIVLTANDEIVLQAPKIRFVAQGAQVELGGGVITQQSSGVHTIKSSEFAHVGPGDGAAPDVPPPASESAHDQQAVLRWIGTDEPMKNQRYRVTMEDGRTIEGRTDGEGKTERFDSAIAFGRYTIEALDDQD encoded by the coding sequence ATGCCACCGGCCGCGTTCAGTCACATCGGCACGCTGCCGGCCAACCGCAACGTGGGCGGCATCGTCAGCAAGGAAGTGAAGGGTGGCCGCTGCAACCAGCTGCGGCTGGACGACACGCCCGGCCAGATCAGCGCCCAGCTGGCGTGCGAACACCAGCACAGCCAGTTGAACCTGGGCTGGCTGGCCCATCCGCGCAGCGGCGGCAAGGGCGAGCCGCGCGGCGAGGGCGCGGAGCTGCGCAGCGACGGCGCCGTGGCGATTCGCGGCGCTGCCGGCGTGTTGATCAGTGCCGCGGGCAGTCCGGCGGCTGGCGGCGCACAACTGGACCGCGCGGAGACGACCGGCTTGCTGGACGCCTTGACTGTGGTGCAGCAGGAGCTGGCACGGCTGTCGTCCACGCACCATGCCAGCGATACCGACGGCAAGCGCTTGCGGCAGTTGAGCGAGCACCTCAAGCAATGGGCAGCCGGCAGCAATACCGGGGAGGGCGGCGACGGCGGCGCGCCGGTCGTGGCGGTGTCGGCGCCTGCCGGCGTGGCCGTCACCGCCAACGACAACGTCGCAATCGGCGCACAGACGGACGTGGACATCGTCAGCATCGGCAGCACCCAGCTTTCGGCCGGCAAGAAGCTGCTGGCGCGGGTGGCCGAGAACATCAGCCTGTTCGCCCACCGGCTCGGCATCCAGCTCATCGCCGCCAGCGGCAAGCTGGAACTGCAGACGCATGCGGACGACGTCGAGGTGACATCGTCGAAGCGCATCGTCCTGACCGCAAACGACGAGATCGTGCTGCAGGCGCCGAAGATCCGCTTCGTCGCGCAGGGCGCCCAAGTGGAGCTGGGTGGCGGCGTCATTACCCAGCAAAGCAGCGGCGTGCACACGATCAAGTCCTCCGAGTTCGCGCATGTCGGGCCGGGCGACGGCGCGGCGCCGGATGTGCCGCCACCTGCCAGCGAGAGTGCGCACGATCAGCAGGCGGTGCTTCGCTGGATCGGTACGGATGAACCGATGAAGAACCAGCGCTATCGGGTCACGATGGAGGACGGCCGCACGATCGAAGGCCGTACGGATGGAGAAGGCAAGACCGAGCGGTTCGACAGCGCGATCGCGTTCGGGCGCTACACGATTGAGGCATTGGACGACCAGGACTGA
- a CDS encoding DUF4291 domain-containing protein, translating to MTALPLRQIRAVHDDSTIRVYQAYSNEIADAALAHGTFVSPPFKLERMTWIKPSFLWMMYRAGWGFKDPGQQRILAIDISRAGFAWALAHACLSHPEAGMSQAEWEERKRTSPVRIQWDPERDLLLQPLPHRAIQIGLSGEAVRLYVNEWIERITDVTPLAHEIHALVGQGRLAEAAARLPVERPMDM from the coding sequence ATGACGGCGCTGCCGCTGCGCCAGATCCGCGCCGTGCACGACGACAGCACCATCCGCGTCTACCAGGCCTATTCGAATGAGATCGCGGACGCGGCGCTGGCCCATGGCACCTTCGTCTCGCCGCCGTTCAAGCTGGAGCGGATGACGTGGATCAAGCCATCCTTCCTGTGGATGATGTACCGGGCCGGCTGGGGTTTCAAGGACCCCGGCCAGCAGCGCATCCTGGCCATCGACATCAGCCGCGCCGGCTTCGCCTGGGCGCTGGCACACGCCTGCCTGAGTCATCCCGAGGCGGGCATGAGCCAGGCGGAGTGGGAAGAGCGGAAGCGCACGTCGCCCGTGCGCATCCAGTGGGACCCGGAGCGCGACCTGCTGCTGCAGCCGCTGCCGCACCGGGCCATCCAGATCGGGCTGTCCGGTGAAGCGGTGCGCTTGTACGTGAACGAGTGGATCGAACGGATCACGGACGTGACGCCGCTGGCGCATGAGATCCACGCGCTGGTCGGACAGGGCCGGCTGGCAGAGGCGGCGGCACGCCTGCCGGTGGAGCGTCCCATGGACATGTAA
- a CDS encoding esterase/lipase family protein, which translates to MTRAEHALPAQQHEKAACKAEGFATPKEDKRPQCARFLPKRALPVIFLPGIMGSNLRMSVERQAMLKRKNNIAWRPDSLGTKNVRRVSTESPQDRQLALDPLCTTVDVYNPSGPSAVSGDERNKNVELDPRFPSPMLVDDPPTAKNPRTAVQKARSRGWGEVYFGSYGELLQHMESRLNNTFSDGKLRPEWRDVVGAETTAWWPVPELPQASLTEEELKQVVSGCWFPVYALGYNWLQSNGDGARMIAKRITELTKALIKSGYECNQVVVVTHSMGGLVGRALVHPDFGNLQDSIAGIVHGVMPAVGAPAGYKRMRAGFEDPGLVRNFKGSVGAKVAGNFGDEVTAVLANSRGVLELLPSDAYGNGWLRIVHKGIELDSWPKAGDPYTEIYKTEDKWYSLLRKEWINPSGLVPKMGAAHSSGRAIISTRLVAFTKPSLIPFIPTVMRTTVRTLIERVLGKWCGRSANTALTRQVGGTGPSLTTTGRAGSRWPGGRKIGQTHRFQKASALAGRHRSMPR; encoded by the coding sequence ATGACGAGAGCTGAACACGCACTTCCCGCGCAGCAGCACGAAAAGGCCGCCTGCAAGGCGGAAGGGTTCGCCACACCAAAAGAAGACAAGAGGCCGCAGTGCGCGCGGTTCCTGCCAAAGCGGGCGTTGCCGGTAATTTTTCTGCCTGGGATCATGGGGTCGAATCTGCGCATGAGCGTAGAACGCCAGGCCATGTTGAAGAGAAAAAACAATATCGCATGGCGGCCAGACAGTCTAGGCACGAAGAATGTAAGGCGAGTTTCGACCGAATCGCCACAAGATCGGCAGCTGGCATTGGATCCGCTTTGCACGACAGTCGACGTGTACAACCCCTCCGGCCCGTCGGCAGTAAGCGGCGACGAGCGAAATAAAAATGTCGAACTCGACCCCCGTTTCCCGTCCCCCATGCTGGTTGATGATCCACCGACGGCTAAGAATCCACGTACGGCGGTGCAAAAAGCCAGGTCGCGCGGCTGGGGTGAAGTGTACTTTGGCAGCTATGGCGAGTTATTGCAGCATATGGAATCGCGCCTCAACAATACGTTTTCGGACGGCAAGCTGCGGCCCGAGTGGCGCGATGTGGTTGGCGCCGAAACAACGGCCTGGTGGCCGGTGCCGGAGCTGCCACAAGCCTCGCTTACCGAAGAGGAACTAAAACAGGTGGTGAGCGGGTGCTGGTTCCCGGTCTATGCGCTCGGGTACAACTGGCTCCAGTCGAATGGCGACGGCGCCCGTATGATCGCAAAGCGCATCACTGAGCTGACCAAGGCGCTCATCAAGAGCGGCTACGAATGCAACCAGGTCGTTGTGGTCACTCATTCGATGGGAGGTTTGGTGGGCCGCGCCCTGGTACATCCCGACTTCGGCAACCTGCAAGACAGCATTGCAGGAATCGTACACGGCGTAATGCCCGCAGTCGGCGCGCCCGCTGGTTACAAGCGCATGAGGGCCGGATTCGAGGATCCAGGCCTTGTGAGGAATTTCAAGGGAAGCGTGGGTGCAAAAGTCGCAGGCAATTTCGGCGACGAAGTGACGGCGGTGTTGGCCAATTCCCGTGGTGTGCTAGAGCTGTTGCCGTCGGACGCCTATGGAAACGGTTGGCTACGCATTGTACACAAAGGAATCGAACTGGATTCTTGGCCCAAGGCCGGTGATCCGTACACTGAAATTTATAAGACCGAGGATAAATGGTATTCGCTCCTGCGGAAAGAGTGGATCAATCCCAGCGGGCTCGTCCCGAAGATGGGGGCGGCACATTCAAGCGGACGTGCGATTATCTCGACAAGGCTCGTGGCTTTCACAAAGCCATCGTTAATACCTTTCATCCCAACAGTTATGCGCACTACTGTGCGGACGCTGATCGAAAGAGTTTTGGGGAAGTGGTGTGGGAGATCAGCGAACACTGCGCTGACACGACAGGTTGGCGGGACTGGCCCATCGTTGACGACAACCGGCAGGGCCGGCTCGAGGTGGCCAGGTGGGAGAAAGATCGGCCAAACACACCGTTTTCAAAAGGCTTCAGCTTTGGCAGGCCGGCATCGGTCTATGCCACGCTGA
- a CDS encoding type VI secretion system Vgr family protein, which translates to MAARQSGAGAVFRRRLVACHGQLSEREFTLQHNESDADFLRRLWKRRGIGWFIRPGQASKPGSDTTPVHTLVLFDDGGTLQENVAGTVRFHRDDGTEQCDAITAWGAVRTLRPGAVTRQSWDYKQARMLDSGAVSCIDQGQMGNDLAASLDDYVVDAPHAGRDGGDYRALGELRMQRHEYESKCFRGEGSVRTLRVGEWFALAGHPEIDIHPPAQREFIVTELAIEAENNLPKQIDERVRRLFARGPWPEATTLRATRYANRFSCVRRGTPIVPAYDPRVDLPTARMQSALVVGPPGEEIHCDELGRIKVRFPGTRVEHHAHAQGAGASDSERDSAWIRVASSWAGERWGALLLPRVGTEVIVDFLSGDPDKPIVVG; encoded by the coding sequence ATGGCGGCGCGACAATCCGGTGCTGGCGCGGTGTTTCGACGTCGACTGGTCGCATGTCACGGGCAGCTATCCGAGCGCGAATTCACGCTGCAGCACAACGAGTCGGACGCCGATTTCCTGCGCCGCCTGTGGAAGCGGCGCGGTATCGGGTGGTTCATCCGTCCCGGGCAGGCCAGCAAGCCGGGGAGCGACACCACGCCAGTGCATACACTGGTGCTGTTCGACGACGGCGGCACGCTGCAGGAGAACGTCGCCGGCACCGTGCGCTTCCATCGCGACGATGGTACCGAGCAGTGCGACGCGATCACGGCCTGGGGCGCCGTGCGCACGCTGAGGCCCGGCGCGGTGACGCGCCAGAGCTGGGATTACAAGCAGGCGCGCATGCTGGACAGCGGCGCTGTCTCCTGCATCGACCAGGGCCAGATGGGCAACGACCTGGCGGCCAGCCTGGACGACTACGTGGTGGACGCGCCGCACGCGGGCCGCGATGGCGGCGACTACCGTGCGCTGGGCGAGCTGCGCATGCAGCGCCACGAATACGAGTCGAAGTGCTTCCGCGGCGAGGGTAGCGTGCGCACCTTGCGCGTGGGCGAATGGTTCGCGCTGGCCGGCCATCCCGAGATCGACATCCACCCGCCGGCGCAGCGCGAGTTCATCGTCACGGAGCTGGCGATCGAAGCCGAGAACAACCTGCCCAAGCAGATCGACGAGCGGGTACGGCGCTTGTTCGCGCGCGGCCCCTGGCCCGAGGCGACCACGCTGCGCGCCACGCGCTACGCCAATCGCTTCAGTTGCGTGCGACGCGGCACGCCGATCGTCCCGGCGTACGACCCGCGCGTGGACCTGCCGACCGCACGGATGCAAAGCGCGCTCGTGGTCGGGCCGCCGGGAGAAGAGATCCATTGCGACGAGCTGGGACGCATCAAGGTGCGCTTCCCCGGCACGCGCGTCGAACATCACGCCCATGCGCAAGGCGCGGGCGCCAGCGACAGCGAGCGCGACTCGGCCTGGATTCGCGTCGCGTCGAGCTGGGCGGGCGAACGCTGGGGCGCGCTGCTGTTGCCGCGGGTCGGCACGGAAGTGATCGTCGATTTCCTCAGCGGCGATCCGGACAAGCCGATCGTCGTCGGCTAG
- a CDS encoding tetratricopeptide repeat protein produces MKKLERMIVALATVVALTLHGNAMAGFVEGATAYNNRNYTVAYKEILPLAKAGNADAQHLLGLMYYMGRGVKQDYKQALAWHRKAGLQGKADAQYVVGAMYYTGNAVIQDHRQAVHWFRMAAEQGHAQAQQVLGLMYRYRIGGMPQDNVIAYMLWNLAAASGNVNAAEQRAAVIKHMTEEQIEEGQALSAAWKPGKPLPRSSRTGGGA; encoded by the coding sequence ATGAAAAAACTGGAAAGAATGATCGTGGCACTGGCCACGGTAGTGGCGCTGACCCTGCATGGCAACGCCATGGCCGGCTTCGTCGAAGGGGCCACGGCCTACAACAACCGCAACTACACCGTGGCGTACAAGGAAATCCTGCCGCTGGCGAAGGCGGGCAACGCCGATGCGCAGCACCTGCTCGGGCTGATGTACTACATGGGCCGTGGCGTCAAGCAGGACTACAAGCAGGCGCTGGCCTGGCACCGCAAGGCGGGCCTGCAGGGCAAGGCGGACGCGCAGTACGTCGTCGGCGCGATGTACTACACCGGCAACGCGGTGATCCAGGATCACCGCCAGGCCGTGCACTGGTTCCGCATGGCGGCCGAACAGGGTCACGCGCAGGCGCAGCAGGTGCTGGGCCTGATGTACCGCTATCGCATCGGTGGCATGCCGCAGGATAACGTCATCGCCTACATGCTGTGGAACCTGGCGGCCGCCAGCGGCAACGTCAACGCGGCCGAGCAGCGCGCCGCCGTCATCAAGCACATGACGGAGGAGCAGATCGAGGAAGGGCAGGCCTTGTCGGCCGCGTGGAAGCCGGGCAAGCCGCTGCCGCGCAGCTCGCGCACCGGGGGCGGCGCATGA